From Acidimicrobiales bacterium, the proteins below share one genomic window:
- a CDS encoding PRC-barrel domain-containing protein, which yields MRRFAEVLGLPVVSATTAERLGTVAALVVDPAGARVASVRVSGGPGEFVSWEDLRGVGPDAVVVAADAAIRSARPGLEERAAAGVADLIGKRVLTDAGTEVGTVADVEFDPETGLVTTVLAGDRRLPGAALRGVGPYAVVVRDAGLEEPPTAAPS from the coding sequence GTGAGGCGCTTCGCCGAGGTGCTCGGCCTGCCGGTCGTGAGCGCGACGACGGCCGAGCGGCTGGGCACGGTGGCCGCCCTGGTCGTCGACCCGGCCGGGGCGCGCGTCGCCTCGGTGCGGGTGAGCGGCGGGCCGGGCGAGTTCGTGAGCTGGGAGGACCTGCGGGGGGTCGGGCCCGACGCCGTCGTCGTGGCCGCCGACGCCGCCATCCGGTCCGCCCGCCCCGGCCTCGAGGAGCGCGCCGCGGCCGGCGTCGCCGACCTGATTGGCAAGCGGGTGCTCACCGACGCCGGCACCGAGGTCGGCACCGTCGCCGACGTCGAGTTCGACCCGGAGACCGGCCTGGTGACCACCGTCCTGGCCGGCGACCGCCGCCTCCCCGGCGCCGCGCTGCGCGGGGTCGGGCCCTACGCCGTCGTCGTCCGCGACGCCGGACTGGAGGAGCCGCCCACCGCCGCGCCATCCTGA
- a CDS encoding PRC-barrel domain-containing protein, whose protein sequence is MALLLRATDLIGRVVVTIDTGEDLAEVKDVVYGTGHARLLGFTLRRRGFLGGPMKRVLPFANVAALGRDAVMIESADALAPSADAFAQAVAKATDRNVLDDEVLTESGRRLGKVTDVIVLSEGVPEVVGYEVEAGEAMGPRAGTRVLLPLPSTLAVSGSALVVPAAAEEFVSDDLAGFGASVEAFRARLRDAG, encoded by the coding sequence ATGGCCCTGCTGCTGCGGGCCACCGACCTCATCGGCCGGGTCGTCGTCACCATCGACACCGGCGAGGACCTCGCCGAGGTGAAGGACGTCGTGTACGGGACCGGCCACGCCCGGCTGCTCGGGTTCACGCTCCGCCGGCGGGGCTTCCTCGGCGGGCCGATGAAGCGGGTGCTGCCGTTCGCGAACGTGGCCGCGCTCGGGCGGGACGCCGTGATGATCGAGTCGGCCGACGCGCTGGCGCCGTCGGCCGACGCGTTCGCCCAGGCCGTCGCCAAGGCGACGGACCGCAACGTCCTCGACGACGAGGTGCTCACCGAGTCGGGCCGCCGGCTCGGCAAGGTGACCGACGTGATCGTCCTCTCCGAGGGCGTGCCCGAGGTCGTCGGCTACGAGGTGGAGGCGGGCGAGGCGATGGGGCCGAGGGCCGGCACCCGGGTGCTGCTCCCCCTGCCGAGCACGCTGGCCGTGTCCGGCTCGGCGCTCGTCGTCCCGGCCGCCGCGGAGGAGTTCGTGAGCGACGACCTTGCCGGCTTCGGCGCCTCGGTGGAGGCCTTCCGGGCCCGGCTGCGGGACGCCGGGTGA
- a CDS encoding NAD-dependent epimerase/dehydratase family protein, translated as MRVVVTGAAGFVGSRVAECLLDGGHRVVGVDALTPDYDPARKRANLAGLAGRPGWEAVEADLRAADVRALLAGADAVCHLAARPGVRSSWGTEFAGYAEHNVVATARVLEAAAGAGVGRVVLASSSSVYGTGAAVPTREDAPVRPHSPYGVTKAAAEHLAGAFAANFGLPVTVLRFFTVYGPRQRPDMAVGRMVEAALGGPPYRRLGPPARRDLTFVDDTARATVAAVDADLPPGTVLNVGSGRSVSMAEVEALVAAAVGRPPPVEEAGAEPGDVDRTEADVTRAADLLGWEPAVALADGIAAQVAWRRGA; from the coding sequence GTGAGGGTCGTCGTCACCGGGGCCGCCGGCTTCGTCGGGAGCCGGGTGGCCGAGTGCCTGCTCGACGGCGGCCACCGGGTGGTCGGCGTGGACGCGCTGACGCCGGACTACGACCCGGCCCGCAAGCGGGCCAACCTCGCCGGGCTGGCCGGCCGGCCGGGGTGGGAGGCGGTCGAGGCCGACCTGCGGGCGGCCGACGTGCGGGCCCTGCTCGCCGGGGCCGACGCGGTGTGCCACCTGGCGGCCCGGCCCGGCGTGCGGTCGTCGTGGGGCACCGAGTTCGCCGGCTACGCCGAGCACAACGTCGTGGCGACCGCGCGCGTGCTGGAGGCGGCGGCCGGCGCCGGCGTCGGTCGGGTGGTGCTGGCCTCGAGCTCGTCGGTGTACGGCACCGGCGCGGCCGTCCCGACGAGGGAGGACGCCCCGGTCCGGCCGCACAGCCCCTACGGGGTGACCAAGGCGGCGGCCGAGCACCTCGCCGGCGCGTTCGCCGCCAACTTCGGCCTGCCCGTCACCGTGCTCCGCTTCTTCACGGTCTACGGACCCCGCCAGCGGCCCGACATGGCCGTCGGCCGCATGGTGGAGGCGGCGCTCGGCGGCCCGCCCTACCGGCGGCTCGGCCCGCCCGCCCGCCGCGACCTCACGTTCGTCGACGACACGGCCCGGGCCACGGTGGCCGCCGTCGACGCCGACCTCCCGCCCGGGACCGTCCTCAACGTCGGGTCGGGCCGGTCGGTGTCGATGGCCGAGGTCGAGGCGCTCGTCGCCGCGGCCGTCGGCCGGCCGCCGCCCGTCGAGGAGGCCGGGGCCGAGCCGGGCGACGTGGACCGCACCGAGGCCGACGTCACCCGGGCCGCCGACCTGCTCGGGTGGGAGCCGGCCGTCGCCCTGGCCGACGGCATCGCCGCCCAGGTCGCCTGGCGGCGGGGCGCCTGA
- a CDS encoding glycosyltransferase, with product MAGVDVSLVHDYLTQRGGAERVVLSLLRAFPGAPLHTSLYERASTYPEFADADVRTSPLDRVAALRADHRRALPLLAPAFSAMRVDADVVVCSSSGWAHGVRTGGRKVVYCHNPARWLYQPEDYLLESSGAVKRAVGVMAPALRTWDRRAARSADRYLCNSTSVRERIRRAYGIEATVVPPPPAVVPGGPLVPVPGVEEGALLCVSRLQPYKHVDAVVAAVERLPGHRLVVVGQGADRDRLRSLAGPRVTFVERVDDARLRWLYATSAALVAASFEDFGLTPLEAASFGRPVVALRGGGYLDTVVEGVTGVFFDRPDPDEIAAAVRRALATTWDGAAITAHAAAFGEDRFVERVRAVVAEEAALAG from the coding sequence GTGGCCGGCGTGGACGTCTCCCTCGTGCACGACTACCTGACCCAGCGGGGCGGGGCCGAGCGGGTCGTGCTCAGCCTGCTGCGAGCCTTCCCGGGGGCGCCGCTGCACACGTCCCTCTACGAGCGGGCCTCGACCTACCCGGAGTTCGCGGACGCGGACGTGCGGACCTCGCCGCTCGACCGGGTCGCCGCCCTCCGGGCCGACCACCGCAGGGCGCTGCCCCTGCTCGCTCCCGCCTTCTCGGCCATGCGGGTCGACGCCGACGTGGTCGTCTGCTCGTCGAGCGGGTGGGCCCACGGCGTGCGGACCGGCGGCCGCAAGGTCGTCTACTGCCACAACCCGGCCCGCTGGCTCTACCAGCCGGAGGACTACCTCCTCGAGTCGAGCGGCGCGGTGAAGCGGGCCGTCGGCGTGATGGCGCCGGCGCTGCGCACCTGGGACCGCCGGGCGGCCCGGTCGGCCGACCGCTACCTCTGCAACTCCACGAGCGTCCGCGAGCGGATCCGCCGGGCCTACGGCATCGAGGCGACCGTCGTCCCGCCGCCGCCGGCCGTCGTGCCCGGCGGGCCGCTCGTGCCGGTGCCGGGGGTGGAGGAGGGCGCGCTGCTGTGCGTGTCCCGGCTCCAGCCCTACAAGCACGTCGACGCGGTGGTCGCCGCGGTCGAGCGCCTGCCCGGGCACCGGCTGGTCGTCGTCGGGCAGGGCGCCGACCGCGACCGGCTGCGCTCGCTGGCCGGCCCCAGGGTGACCTTCGTCGAGCGGGTCGACGACGCCCGGCTCCGCTGGCTCTACGCCACGAGCGCGGCGCTGGTGGCGGCGTCGTTCGAGGACTTCGGCCTCACCCCGCTCGAGGCGGCGTCGTTCGGCCGGCCGGTGGTCGCGCTGCGGGGCGGCGGCTACCTGGACACGGTCGTCGAGGGGGTGACGGGGGTGTTCTTCGACCGGCCCGACCCCGACGAGATCGCCGCCGCCGTGCGCCGGGCGCTGGCGACGACCTGGGACGGGGCCGCCATCACCGCCCACGCGGCCGCCTTCGGCGAGGACCGCTTCGTCGAGCGGGTCAGGGCCGTCGTCGCCGAGGAGGCCGCGCTCGCCGGCTGA